From the genome of Acinetobacter sp. TR3:
AAATCTTGATGGTGTTCGATATACAGCGCACTGAGTACACCTGCGAAGCATGCCATCAAAATGCCTAGAATCCATGCAAAATACCACATTTCACATCTCCTCATTAGTACAAACTATGTGAATTTTCTTCAATGTGTTTGTTAGTGATGACACCCCACATTTTGTAATAAGACCAAGAGGTATAGATCAAAATGAGAGGAACAAAAATACAAGCAGCAACAGTCATTACACCTAGAGTTTTGTGACTAGAAACAGCATCCCACATTGTTAAGCTTGACGTTGGATCTATACTTGATGGTAATAAGAATGGGAATAATGCAAAACCAGCGGTTAAGATTGCACCCACAATCATCAGGCTTGTACCAGTAAAACTCACAGCCGCTTTATGTTTCGCTGCGCTAATGATCACTAGTAATGCACCTAAGATTGCAACAAT
Proteins encoded in this window:
- the cydX gene encoding cytochrome bd-I oxidase subunit CydX, encoding MWYFAWILGILMACFAGVLSALYIEHHQDLDEE